From Helicoverpa armigera isolate CAAS_96S chromosome 29, ASM3070526v1, whole genome shotgun sequence, the proteins below share one genomic window:
- the LOC110382775 gene encoding uncharacterized protein LOC110382775 isoform X1 gives MPELIEQMYCSQQIVIPPKFPYILKRYCKAAIKTQPYDLLRWSFEYFRALAEHRAPPVKLRLEYPIYSTEGGLTRGCLKVLANQMYGMTDVPTAVVKRAWQGFCLDHMELKRILCLCEVYLRQDSVPLLHFLAVAGGMLTKCLTHTMILLCESLTKEPDGGSAAIPMEDFLKMYRFLAQVDASKDVQYHNGYREGAAPAIPVMELVQDDGEDQEAADPARMIKVDSDDDEEDDEYWEDQDVQRLALIDDHVARTARLSVKLTLPTIGKIERSASIERIREAERDNYMRERIGRPAPDEEVDKKLKQLSATKMQDFGYGPPETPAAERKEDEGHQKSIEILVFDEEDQPVKLEIYGEPRDEAEAEELFVAEPGKTPEDGEEVAMVTKSEKLALFLCKTYEYREQRLEDLEQTFSEIATIVDKFKTANYDLGMVAGRQMSTTSGEFIVQTIEKEIMDYIDEQIAILPDPDLKKKKAKPEEVAMIRDILEQFLDDNMEIIVPEVEEIEEEETPIPEITMVYAVPGIGGPVDKEIMADFEEFIKEVCKLQAEMVMPRNIRHFLCPPLEKYVEHDYTEFEPPKPEVTTGSKPSSPKKGLTLP, from the exons ATGCCGGAGCTTATAGAGCAGATGTACTGCTCCCAGCAGATTGTAATACCTCCGAAATTTCCTTATATCCTCAAGAGATATTGTAAAG CGGCGATAAAAACTCAACCGTACGATCTTCTACGCTGGTCGTTTGAGTACTTCAGAGCATTGGCTGAGCACCGAGCTCCGCCCGTGAAGCTTAGACTGGAGTATCCTATCTACAGCACTGAAGGGGGACTGACTCGAGGCTGCTTGAAGGTCTTGGCTAATCAG ATGTATGGCATGACAGATGTGCCCACAGCGGTCGTGAAGCGCGCCTGGCAAGGGTTCTGCTTAGACCACATGGAGCTGAAGAGGATCCTGTGTCTCTGTGAGGTGTACCTGCGACAGGATTCAGTGCCTTTGTTACATTTCTTGGCGGTCGCTGGTGGGATGTTGACTAAG TGTCTAACTCACACCATGATTCTTCTGTGCGAGTCTCTAACCAAGGAGCCTGATGGTGGTTCAGCAGCTATACCAATGGAGGACTTCCTGAAGATGTACAGGTTCCTCGCACAAGTGGACGCTTCCAAGGATGTTCAGTACCATAATGGGTATAGAGAAG gTGCTGCACCTGCCATTCCTGTCATGGAGTTAGTTCAAGATGATGGAGAAGATCAAGAAGCG GCTGATCCTGCAAGAATGATTAAA GTGGACtccgatgatgatgaagaagacgATGAGTATTGGGAAGACCAGGATGTTCAACGACTAGCCTTAATAGACGACCACGTGGCTCGCACTGCCAGACTGAGTGTCAAACTGACGTTACCTACTATCGGGAAGATTGAGAGGTCGGCTTCTATAGAGCGTATACGAGAAGCCGAGAGGGATAACTATATGAGAGAGAGAATAG GGAGACCTGCACCAGATGAAGAAGTTGAT AAAAAACTGAAGCAGCTCAGTGCTACTAAAATGCAAGATTTTGGCTATGGACCACCAG AAACGCCAGCTGCTGAAAGAAAAGAAGACGAAGGACATCAAAAATCTATAGAAATATTGGTCTTTGACGAAGAAGATCAACCCGTCAAATTAGAAATATACg GGGAACCAAGAGATGAGGCTGAGGCTGAAGAACTGTTCGTGGCTGAACCAGGGAAAACACCGGAAGATGGAGAAGAAGTTGCTATGGTTACCAAGTCGGAGAAACTGGCCCTGTTCTTATGCAAA ACATATGAATACCGTGAACAACGCTTGGAAGATTTGGAGCAAACGTTCTCAGAAATAGCAACTATTGTGGATAAGTTCAAGACTGCCAATTATGATCTTG GAATGGTGGCTGGGCGTCAAATGTCGACTACCAGTGGAGAGTTTATTGTCCAAACTATAGAGAAAGAAATTATGGACTACATCGATGAACAAATTGCTATATTACCTGATCCTGatctgaagaagaagaag gCCAAGCCGGAGGAAGTAGCGATGATCAGAGATATATTGGAGCAGTTCCTGGATGATAACATGGAGATCATAGTTCCAGAGGTTGAAGAGATTGAGGAGGAAGAAACCCCTATACCTGAG ATCACCATGGTGTATGCCGTCCCGGGTATAGGCGGTCCGGTAGACAAGGAGATAATGGCAGATTTCGAGGAGTTCATCAAGGAAGTCTGCAAGTTACAAGCTGAAATGGTGATGCCTAGAAACATACGTCACTTCCTCTGCCCTCCGCTTGAGAA GTATGTGGAACACGACTATACAGAATTTGAACCTCCCAAGCCAGAAGTCACTACAG gttCAAAACCTTCAAGTCCGAAGAAAGGCTTAACACTGCCGTAA
- the LOC110382775 gene encoding uncharacterized protein LOC110382775 isoform X3, which translates to MPELIEQMYCSQQIVIPPKFPYILKRYCKAAIKTQPYDLLRWSFEYFRALAEHRAPPVKLRLEYPIYSTEGGLTRGCLKVLANQMYGMTDVPTAVVKRAWQGFCLDHMELKRILCLCEVYLRQDSVPLLHFLAVAGGMLTKCLTHTMILLCESLTKEPDGGSAAIPMEDFLKMYRFLAQVDASKDVQYHNGYREGAAPAIPVMELVQDDGEDQEAADPARMIKVDSDDDEEDDEYWEDQDVQRLALIDDHVARTARLSVKLTLPTIGKIERSASIERIREAERDNYMRERIGRPAPDEEVDKKLKQLSATKMQDFGYGPPGMVAGRQMSTTSGEFIVQTIEKEIMDYIDEQIAILPDPDLKKKKAKPEEVAMIRDILEQFLDDNMEIIVPEVEEIEEEETPIPEITMVYAVPGIGGPVDKEIMADFEEFIKEVCKLQAEMVMPRNIRHFLCPPLEKYVEHDYTEFEPPKPEVTTGSKPSSPKKGLTLP; encoded by the exons ATGCCGGAGCTTATAGAGCAGATGTACTGCTCCCAGCAGATTGTAATACCTCCGAAATTTCCTTATATCCTCAAGAGATATTGTAAAG CGGCGATAAAAACTCAACCGTACGATCTTCTACGCTGGTCGTTTGAGTACTTCAGAGCATTGGCTGAGCACCGAGCTCCGCCCGTGAAGCTTAGACTGGAGTATCCTATCTACAGCACTGAAGGGGGACTGACTCGAGGCTGCTTGAAGGTCTTGGCTAATCAG ATGTATGGCATGACAGATGTGCCCACAGCGGTCGTGAAGCGCGCCTGGCAAGGGTTCTGCTTAGACCACATGGAGCTGAAGAGGATCCTGTGTCTCTGTGAGGTGTACCTGCGACAGGATTCAGTGCCTTTGTTACATTTCTTGGCGGTCGCTGGTGGGATGTTGACTAAG TGTCTAACTCACACCATGATTCTTCTGTGCGAGTCTCTAACCAAGGAGCCTGATGGTGGTTCAGCAGCTATACCAATGGAGGACTTCCTGAAGATGTACAGGTTCCTCGCACAAGTGGACGCTTCCAAGGATGTTCAGTACCATAATGGGTATAGAGAAG gTGCTGCACCTGCCATTCCTGTCATGGAGTTAGTTCAAGATGATGGAGAAGATCAAGAAGCG GCTGATCCTGCAAGAATGATTAAA GTGGACtccgatgatgatgaagaagacgATGAGTATTGGGAAGACCAGGATGTTCAACGACTAGCCTTAATAGACGACCACGTGGCTCGCACTGCCAGACTGAGTGTCAAACTGACGTTACCTACTATCGGGAAGATTGAGAGGTCGGCTTCTATAGAGCGTATACGAGAAGCCGAGAGGGATAACTATATGAGAGAGAGAATAG GGAGACCTGCACCAGATGAAGAAGTTGAT AAAAAACTGAAGCAGCTCAGTGCTACTAAAATGCAAGATTTTGGCTATGGACCACCAG GAATGGTGGCTGGGCGTCAAATGTCGACTACCAGTGGAGAGTTTATTGTCCAAACTATAGAGAAAGAAATTATGGACTACATCGATGAACAAATTGCTATATTACCTGATCCTGatctgaagaagaagaag gCCAAGCCGGAGGAAGTAGCGATGATCAGAGATATATTGGAGCAGTTCCTGGATGATAACATGGAGATCATAGTTCCAGAGGTTGAAGAGATTGAGGAGGAAGAAACCCCTATACCTGAG ATCACCATGGTGTATGCCGTCCCGGGTATAGGCGGTCCGGTAGACAAGGAGATAATGGCAGATTTCGAGGAGTTCATCAAGGAAGTCTGCAAGTTACAAGCTGAAATGGTGATGCCTAGAAACATACGTCACTTCCTCTGCCCTCCGCTTGAGAA GTATGTGGAACACGACTATACAGAATTTGAACCTCCCAAGCCAGAAGTCACTACAG gttCAAAACCTTCAAGTCCGAAGAAAGGCTTAACACTGCCGTAA
- the LOC110382775 gene encoding uncharacterized protein LOC110382775 isoform X2, with protein MPELIEQMYCSQQIVIPPKFPYILKRYCKAAIKTQPYDLLRWSFEYFRALAEHRAPPVKLRLEYPIYSTEGGLTRGCLKVLANQMYGMTDVPTAVVKRAWQGFCLDHMELKRILCLCEVYLRQDSVPLLHFLAVAGGMLTKCLTHTMILLCESLTKEPDGGSAAIPMEDFLKMYRFLAQVDASKDVQYHNGYREGAAPAIPVMELVQDDGEDQEAKKLKQLSATKMQDFGYGPPETPAAERKEDEGHQKSIEILVFDEEDQPVKLEIYGEPRDEAEAEELFVAEPGKTPEDGEEVAMVTKSEKLALFLCKTYEYREQRLEDLEQTFSEIATIVDKFKTANYDLGMVAGRQMSTTSGEFIVQTIEKEIMDYIDEQIAILPDPDLKKKKAKPEEVAMIRDILEQFLDDNMEIIVPEVEEIEEEETPIPEITMVYAVPGIGGPVDKEIMADFEEFIKEVCKLQAEMVMPRNIRHFLCPPLEKYVEHDYTEFEPPKPEVTTGSKPSSPKKGLTLP; from the exons ATGCCGGAGCTTATAGAGCAGATGTACTGCTCCCAGCAGATTGTAATACCTCCGAAATTTCCTTATATCCTCAAGAGATATTGTAAAG CGGCGATAAAAACTCAACCGTACGATCTTCTACGCTGGTCGTTTGAGTACTTCAGAGCATTGGCTGAGCACCGAGCTCCGCCCGTGAAGCTTAGACTGGAGTATCCTATCTACAGCACTGAAGGGGGACTGACTCGAGGCTGCTTGAAGGTCTTGGCTAATCAG ATGTATGGCATGACAGATGTGCCCACAGCGGTCGTGAAGCGCGCCTGGCAAGGGTTCTGCTTAGACCACATGGAGCTGAAGAGGATCCTGTGTCTCTGTGAGGTGTACCTGCGACAGGATTCAGTGCCTTTGTTACATTTCTTGGCGGTCGCTGGTGGGATGTTGACTAAG TGTCTAACTCACACCATGATTCTTCTGTGCGAGTCTCTAACCAAGGAGCCTGATGGTGGTTCAGCAGCTATACCAATGGAGGACTTCCTGAAGATGTACAGGTTCCTCGCACAAGTGGACGCTTCCAAGGATGTTCAGTACCATAATGGGTATAGAGAAG gTGCTGCACCTGCCATTCCTGTCATGGAGTTAGTTCAAGATGATGGAGAAGATCAAGAAGCG AAAAAACTGAAGCAGCTCAGTGCTACTAAAATGCAAGATTTTGGCTATGGACCACCAG AAACGCCAGCTGCTGAAAGAAAAGAAGACGAAGGACATCAAAAATCTATAGAAATATTGGTCTTTGACGAAGAAGATCAACCCGTCAAATTAGAAATATACg GGGAACCAAGAGATGAGGCTGAGGCTGAAGAACTGTTCGTGGCTGAACCAGGGAAAACACCGGAAGATGGAGAAGAAGTTGCTATGGTTACCAAGTCGGAGAAACTGGCCCTGTTCTTATGCAAA ACATATGAATACCGTGAACAACGCTTGGAAGATTTGGAGCAAACGTTCTCAGAAATAGCAACTATTGTGGATAAGTTCAAGACTGCCAATTATGATCTTG GAATGGTGGCTGGGCGTCAAATGTCGACTACCAGTGGAGAGTTTATTGTCCAAACTATAGAGAAAGAAATTATGGACTACATCGATGAACAAATTGCTATATTACCTGATCCTGatctgaagaagaagaag gCCAAGCCGGAGGAAGTAGCGATGATCAGAGATATATTGGAGCAGTTCCTGGATGATAACATGGAGATCATAGTTCCAGAGGTTGAAGAGATTGAGGAGGAAGAAACCCCTATACCTGAG ATCACCATGGTGTATGCCGTCCCGGGTATAGGCGGTCCGGTAGACAAGGAGATAATGGCAGATTTCGAGGAGTTCATCAAGGAAGTCTGCAAGTTACAAGCTGAAATGGTGATGCCTAGAAACATACGTCACTTCCTCTGCCCTCCGCTTGAGAA GTATGTGGAACACGACTATACAGAATTTGAACCTCCCAAGCCAGAAGTCACTACAG gttCAAAACCTTCAAGTCCGAAGAAAGGCTTAACACTGCCGTAA